The Mesorhizobium loti genome includes a region encoding these proteins:
- a CDS encoding BMP family ABC transporter substrate-binding protein, giving the protein MKITRRGLLATVALAAPALLLARTGFAASGTLKAAIVMPGAITDHGWSQSGYEAMGFATEKLGIETAYSEKVTQPDHVEVLSDYARRGFTHVIGHGGEFQDAIDRVAARFTDTRFIVTNGLHAADNVSTADFYFSQPAYVLGFLAGRLSKSGKVGLIQAQKFKFTNDTLAGFEAGFKTARPDGAVFATWTGDWDDVAKGKEAALNQIAQGADIIWPTMDSATQGALQAVREKGVKAFGLYYDAITKWPDIMLQSSILDVKSLIVALLTTARDEGLTGKNYRYDFNSPDVVRLGTFASEIPADTAAEVATLMSRIKSGQLVIEPA; this is encoded by the coding sequence ATGAAAATCACGAGACGCGGATTGCTTGCCACCGTGGCCCTGGCGGCGCCGGCGCTGTTGCTGGCACGCACCGGCTTCGCGGCCAGCGGCACCTTGAAGGCGGCGATTGTCATGCCGGGTGCCATTACCGACCACGGCTGGAGCCAGTCGGGTTACGAGGCGATGGGGTTCGCCACCGAAAAACTCGGTATCGAGACGGCTTACAGCGAGAAGGTAACGCAACCGGACCACGTCGAGGTTCTCTCGGACTACGCGCGGCGCGGCTTCACCCACGTGATCGGGCACGGCGGAGAGTTCCAGGATGCGATCGACCGCGTGGCCGCCCGGTTCACCGATACCCGCTTCATTGTCACCAATGGGCTTCATGCCGCCGATAACGTCAGCACGGCCGATTTCTATTTCAGCCAACCAGCCTATGTGCTGGGCTTTCTTGCCGGGCGCCTGTCGAAGTCCGGCAAGGTCGGCCTGATCCAGGCGCAGAAGTTCAAGTTCACCAACGACACGCTGGCTGGCTTCGAGGCAGGATTCAAGACCGCGCGGCCTGATGGCGCGGTGTTCGCCACCTGGACCGGCGACTGGGACGATGTCGCCAAAGGCAAGGAGGCGGCACTGAACCAGATCGCGCAGGGCGCGGATATCATATGGCCGACAATGGACAGCGCCACGCAGGGCGCCCTGCAGGCCGTCCGCGAGAAGGGCGTGAAGGCGTTCGGCCTCTACTACGACGCCATCACGAAATGGCCCGATATCATGCTGCAGTCGTCAATCCTTGATGTGAAGTCGCTGATCGTGGCGTTGCTGACAACAGCCAGGGATGAAGGGCTGACGGGCAAGAATTACAGGTACGATTTCAACAGTCCCGATGTAGTGCGGCTGGGAACGTTCGCATCCGAGATTCCCGCCGACACCGCCGCCGAGGTTGCAACCCTGATGTCGAGGATCAAGTCCGGGCAACTTGTCATCGAACCGGCCTAA
- a CDS encoding LysR family transcriptional regulator: MRKIPPLNAIRAFEAAARNRSFTAAASELCVTVTAISHQIRHLEEQIGQKLFERTPRAVTLTLLGERLYPILREGFDRFAEAFEELEDRSQGDTLTVTTTRAFAERWLMPRLSRFTRSFPGLSVNVEGSDALIDLRTANTDVAIRYGMPAGDELSSLPLLTDVYHPAVAIPADGCASTRIEDYMSRPLLAYQWHNRSIDCPNWVKWLSAAGKAGAEDYRLSWINDESLALHAMERGFGPLLCSSVMVAEGIESGRLARIDGPDLNGFSYRVAFVPTRRTKRTIGRFTDWLRSEASDFGNTYRGLAA; this comes from the coding sequence ATGCGCAAGATTCCGCCTTTGAACGCCATCCGCGCATTCGAAGCCGCCGCCCGTAACCGCAGCTTCACGGCTGCGGCGTCGGAACTTTGCGTGACGGTGACCGCGATCTCGCACCAGATCCGCCACCTCGAGGAGCAGATCGGGCAGAAGCTGTTTGAGCGCACCCCGAGGGCCGTCACCCTGACCCTGCTTGGCGAGAGGCTTTATCCGATCTTGCGCGAGGGTTTCGACCGGTTCGCTGAAGCCTTCGAGGAACTGGAAGATAGGAGCCAGGGCGACACGCTGACCGTGACCACGACGCGCGCCTTCGCCGAGCGCTGGCTGATGCCAAGGCTCTCCCGCTTCACAAGATCGTTTCCGGGGCTGAGCGTGAATGTCGAGGGATCGGATGCGCTGATCGACCTGCGCACAGCCAATACCGACGTCGCGATCCGATACGGCATGCCGGCAGGCGACGAGCTTTCCTCGCTGCCACTTCTGACCGACGTCTATCACCCTGCGGTCGCCATCCCGGCCGATGGTTGTGCCTCGACCAGGATCGAGGATTACATGTCGCGCCCCTTGCTCGCCTATCAATGGCACAACAGGTCGATTGACTGTCCCAATTGGGTGAAGTGGCTGAGCGCCGCCGGCAAGGCTGGCGCGGAGGACTACCGGCTGTCCTGGATCAACGACGAAAGTCTGGCGCTGCACGCCATGGAACGCGGCTTCGGGCCACTTCTGTGCTCCAGCGTGATGGTCGCGGAAGGCATCGAAAGCGGTCGGCTCGCGCGGATCGATGGTCCCGACCTGAACGGTTTCAGTTACCGCGTCGCCTTCGTTCCGACACGCAGGACCAAGCGCACCATTGGACGGTTCACCGATTGGCTGCGTAGCGAAGCATCCGACTTCGGCAACACCTACAGGGGACTTGCCGCCTGA
- a CDS encoding FMN-dependent NADH-azoreductase, with protein MEKRTILHIDSSARVARSHSRRLGRLFVDTWLGERGQDDVIYRDVGTNPPPFMTQDWIAAAFTRPEARTDAMNATLACSDELIDEVEKADVIVLGAPMYNYNMPAALKAWFDQIARIGRTFSFDLARGDFPIEPILRGKTLVVVSSRGEFGFQDGIRQHMNALDPGIAACAHYLGASDIHTISAEFEEFGGERRAKSVEQAEAKARTLANSIASGLKAAA; from the coding sequence ATGGAAAAGCGTACGATACTGCACATTGACTCAAGCGCCCGCGTTGCACGTTCGCACTCCCGCCGGCTCGGTAGACTATTTGTGGATACCTGGCTCGGCGAACGCGGTCAGGATGACGTAATCTACCGCGACGTCGGCACCAATCCGCCACCGTTCATGACCCAAGACTGGATCGCGGCCGCTTTCACCAGGCCCGAGGCGCGCACCGACGCCATGAATGCGACGCTCGCCTGTTCCGACGAACTCATCGACGAAGTCGAGAAAGCCGATGTGATTGTGCTTGGGGCGCCGATGTACAACTACAACATGCCAGCGGCCCTCAAGGCGTGGTTCGACCAGATCGCGCGGATCGGACGCACGTTCTCTTTTGATCTCGCGCGCGGTGACTTCCCGATCGAGCCAATCCTGCGCGGCAAGACATTGGTGGTCGTGTCTTCGCGCGGCGAGTTCGGATTCCAGGACGGCATCCGTCAGCACATGAATGCACTTGATCCCGGCATTGCGGCCTGTGCGCACTATCTTGGCGCTTCCGACATCCACACCATATCGGCGGAGTTTGAGGAGTTTGGCGGAGAGCGCCGCGCAAAATCCGTCGAGCAGGCCGAAGCGAAGGCAAGGACGCTGGCCAATTCGATCGCTTCCGGCCTCAAGGCGGCCGCCTGA
- a CDS encoding polysaccharide deacetylase, protein MILNPIAWPNGARCACSISFDMDADSLIHIAKPRDGFNRLYPITMGRYGPTVAVPRILETYRRLGLKQSFFIPAWTMQQYPDAVEAILRDGHEIGHHGFLHEDPTTIAQPEQRHWFEQALQVHQRMTGRKPTGYRAPVYNVTQGTVDLLVEHGFSYDSSLMADDIPYLMKTPAGELFEVPPHWGNDDWPAFAHFQEIGYMMPVRSPSIGLSAFFEEFEAHYEAGGLWMPVWHPFLTGRLARWRLVEKFLERILASHNVWFAPLAEIVAHVDAFRRGGGHVRVENLPYYDGPVALMTDRGQAASPL, encoded by the coding sequence ATGATCCTCAACCCTATCGCCTGGCCAAACGGGGCCCGATGCGCATGTTCGATATCGTTCGACATGGACGCCGACAGCCTGATCCACATCGCCAAGCCGCGCGACGGTTTCAACCGGCTCTATCCCATCACCATGGGCCGCTACGGCCCGACGGTGGCGGTGCCGCGCATCCTGGAAACCTATCGGCGCCTCGGGCTGAAACAGTCGTTCTTCATACCCGCCTGGACGATGCAACAGTACCCGGACGCGGTGGAAGCAATCCTGCGCGACGGTCACGAGATCGGCCATCACGGGTTCCTGCATGAAGACCCAACAACCATCGCGCAACCCGAACAGCGCCACTGGTTCGAACAGGCGCTGCAGGTGCATCAGCGCATGACAGGCAGGAAACCCACGGGCTATCGGGCACCTGTCTACAATGTGACCCAGGGAACCGTGGACCTGCTTGTCGAACATGGTTTCAGCTACGATTCCTCACTGATGGCCGACGACATTCCCTACCTGATGAAAACCCCGGCCGGAGAACTGTTTGAAGTACCGCCGCACTGGGGCAACGATGACTGGCCGGCCTTCGCGCATTTCCAGGAGATCGGCTATATGATGCCCGTGCGCTCCCCTTCGATTGGCCTATCGGCCTTCTTCGAGGAGTTCGAGGCGCACTATGAGGCCGGGGGCTTGTGGATGCCGGTCTGGCATCCTTTCCTGACAGGCCGGCTTGCGCGATGGCGGCTGGTGGAAAAATTTCTCGAAAGGATTCTTGCCAGCCACAATGTCTGGTTCGCACCGCTCGCCGAAATCGTCGCGCATGTAGATGCCTTCCGGCGTGGTGGTGGCCATGTGCGCGTGGAGAACCTGCCTTACTATGACGGGCCGGTCGCGTTGATGACCGATCGCGGTCAGGCGGCAAGTCCCCTGTAG
- a CDS encoding glutamyl-tRNA amidotransferase produces MDTGTLAGQARLLIEHIETPDRLVGAALDKAKASTGVFISLMEEAALAEAAAATRRRSAGVALSDFDGIPFAVKDLFDVAGSVTSAGSRTRLAVPTAPRDSAIVANLRKLGMIPIGKTNLSEFAFSGLGLNPHFGTPTASGREDRVPGGSSSGSAIAVQRGIVPVALGTDTAGSVRVPAAFNGIAGFRPSRGRYDMRGVYPLAASFDTAGLLAKNAEDCVVMDALMRGVAPANTAAPRRFIIERSMLDDPELEPAVGQNLLAFAGLLRSGGGLVEPRVMPSIGRARAAIGKFGWPGGVEAATLHRGLLASNERALIDPRVVARLDIAAATPVENMIALRRIRTGLIRALRHELDGAILILPTVPHVAPLLAPLASNDELFARLNLRTLSMTMIGSFLDMPGLAVASGTDPQGLPTSVLLTGATGFDDAVLAAGRLVLRVHGADSFS; encoded by the coding sequence ATGGATACTGGGACGTTGGCCGGACAGGCACGGCTGCTGATCGAACATATCGAGACACCGGACAGGCTCGTGGGCGCGGCACTGGACAAGGCCAAGGCGTCGACCGGCGTATTCATAAGCTTGATGGAGGAAGCCGCACTGGCCGAAGCCGCGGCCGCTACGCGCCGAAGGTCGGCAGGCGTGGCGCTCAGCGATTTCGACGGCATCCCCTTCGCCGTCAAGGATCTGTTCGACGTCGCGGGCTCGGTTACCTCCGCCGGCTCACGGACAAGACTGGCTGTGCCCACCGCGCCGCGCGACAGCGCCATCGTCGCCAACCTGCGCAAGCTCGGCATGATCCCCATCGGCAAGACCAATCTCAGCGAGTTCGCGTTTTCCGGCCTCGGCCTCAATCCTCACTTTGGCACCCCCACCGCGTCGGGGCGGGAAGACCGCGTCCCCGGCGGCTCCTCTTCGGGATCAGCCATCGCGGTCCAGCGTGGAATCGTGCCCGTCGCGCTCGGGACGGACACGGCCGGCTCGGTCCGGGTGCCGGCCGCTTTCAACGGCATCGCCGGCTTTCGCCCCTCGCGGGGACGATATGACATGCGTGGGGTTTATCCGCTGGCGGCGAGTTTTGACACCGCCGGCTTGTTGGCGAAAAACGCCGAGGACTGCGTTGTGATGGACGCCCTGATGCGCGGCGTGGCACCTGCCAACACCGCCGCGCCGCGCCGCTTCATCATTGAGCGGAGCATGCTCGATGATCCCGAGCTCGAGCCTGCGGTTGGCCAAAATCTGCTGGCGTTCGCCGGCCTGCTGCGATCCGGCGGCGGGCTTGTCGAACCGCGCGTGATGCCGTCGATCGGCCGCGCCAGGGCCGCCATCGGCAAATTTGGATGGCCCGGCGGCGTCGAGGCGGCGACGCTTCATCGGGGTCTGCTGGCATCGAATGAACGTGCGCTTATCGACCCGCGTGTCGTAGCCCGCCTCGATATCGCGGCTGCGACCCCGGTGGAGAACATGATTGCCTTGCGGCGAATCCGGACCGGATTGATCCGCGCACTGCGCCACGAACTTGACGGCGCCATCCTGATCCTGCCGACCGTCCCACATGTTGCCCCGCTACTGGCTCCGCTGGCCAGCAATGACGAACTCTTCGCCAGACTCAATCTGCGTACGTTGTCGATGACGATGATTGGCAGTTTTCTCGACATGCCAGGACTGGCCGTGGCCTCTGGAACCGACCCGCAAGGGCTGCCGACATCGGTGCTGCTGACCGGGGCAACCGGCTTTGACGATGCGGTCCTGGCGGCCGGGCGGCTGGTGTTACGTGTCCATGGCGCCGACAGTTTTTCGTAA
- a CDS encoding urea carboxylase-associated family protein produces MATSRAMSEPSIPDGRNGSSSARVSENGIPILGHLYEIPAREGRAVVVGAGQSLTIINTHGSQVCDFWAFNAADLNEFSSMPHQHAVASGIGLREKSALVSNARRPLMTVIEDTSPGVHDTVVAACDVHRYRQLGAQGYHDNCTDNFKQALQAVGRQPATVPAPLNIWMNTPVAPDGSISWLAPVTSSGDRFVLRAEIDVVAVMSACPQDMVPINGADQMPQSLAFIVGEGE; encoded by the coding sequence ATGGCGACATCCCGGGCAATGAGCGAACCCAGCATCCCTGACGGCCGAAATGGCAGTTCATCCGCCAGGGTATCCGAAAACGGCATCCCGATCCTCGGACACCTTTATGAAATTCCCGCCCGGGAGGGCCGCGCCGTCGTGGTCGGTGCTGGCCAGTCGCTCACCATCATCAACACCCATGGCTCGCAGGTGTGCGATTTCTGGGCCTTCAACGCGGCTGACCTCAACGAATTCTCGTCGATGCCGCACCAGCATGCGGTCGCGAGCGGAATCGGGTTGCGCGAGAAAAGCGCACTGGTGAGCAATGCCCGCCGGCCATTGATGACCGTGATCGAGGACACCTCGCCAGGCGTCCACGACACGGTCGTCGCCGCTTGCGACGTCCATCGCTATCGCCAATTGGGCGCGCAAGGCTACCACGACAACTGCACGGACAATTTCAAGCAGGCACTGCAGGCTGTTGGCCGCCAGCCGGCCACGGTGCCGGCGCCCCTCAACATCTGGATGAACACGCCCGTCGCGCCCGATGGCTCGATCTCCTGGCTGGCGCCGGTCACATCCAGCGGCGACCGGTTCGTGCTCCGCGCAGAGATCGACGTCGTCGCGGTCATGTCGGCGTGCCCGCAGGACATGGTCCCGATCAACGGCGCCGACCAGATGCCGCAAAGCCTAGCGTTCATTGTCGGCGAAGGGGAATGA
- a CDS encoding GntR family transcriptional regulator yields the protein MQTSGLESPEQKNAGVALYRRCALQIASAIRTGALEPGLILLEGPISSVFETSRATVRKAMGTLADDGLIERFDGRGFAVAGRPDGSPLTKRRLSGQDFMLDEAIRPDGKPAADQMIASVEAAIMVAIAFGHYRVDEQGLADSFSVSRPVAREVLWRLRESGLVEKNLHSSWLVGPVTAQAIAHDREVRMLLEPHVLKQSAPHLRHEELAAMRKAVSGAMVMEGKIPRDVIEGIERDLHVSCLRHFDNKRMSQILHGCRLPMIVDALFAQFIGIYRDESTFAEHLEIIDRLLAGAFEDAAASHAAHLHNEGRRTLDRLKVLSVLPEPEVAPYLQRIV from the coding sequence ATGCAGACCTCGGGTTTAGAAAGTCCAGAGCAGAAAAACGCGGGCGTCGCGCTGTACCGGCGTTGCGCCCTCCAAATTGCGTCCGCGATCAGAACCGGCGCGCTCGAACCCGGGCTCATCTTGCTGGAAGGTCCGATTTCATCCGTCTTCGAGACGAGCCGGGCCACTGTGCGCAAGGCAATGGGGACACTTGCCGATGACGGCCTCATCGAGCGTTTCGACGGGCGCGGATTTGCCGTCGCAGGCCGGCCTGACGGCTCGCCGCTGACAAAACGACGGCTGTCCGGGCAGGATTTCATGCTCGATGAAGCGATCAGGCCGGACGGCAAGCCGGCGGCGGACCAGATGATCGCCAGCGTCGAGGCCGCCATAATGGTCGCCATCGCCTTCGGCCATTACCGGGTTGACGAGCAGGGGCTAGCCGACAGTTTCAGCGTCAGCCGCCCGGTTGCCCGCGAAGTGCTGTGGCGCCTGCGCGAATCCGGTTTGGTCGAAAAAAACCTGCACTCATCATGGCTGGTGGGGCCGGTCACGGCACAGGCAATCGCACATGATCGCGAAGTGCGCATGCTGCTTGAGCCACACGTGCTCAAACAGTCAGCGCCACACCTGCGGCATGAAGAACTGGCGGCGATGCGCAAAGCCGTTTCGGGCGCAATGGTGATGGAGGGAAAGATACCCAGGGATGTCATCGAAGGCATCGAGCGGGATCTCCACGTCTCATGTCTGCGGCACTTCGACAACAAGCGCATGAGCCAGATACTGCATGGGTGCCGTCTGCCGATGATCGTGGACGCGCTGTTCGCGCAATTCATAGGAATCTATCGCGACGAATCGACCTTCGCCGAGCACCTGGAAATCATTGATAGGCTGCTGGCGGGGGCGTTCGAAGACGCGGCGGCTTCCCATGCGGCGCATCTTCACAACGAAGGCCGCCGTACGCTGGACCGGCTCAAAGTTCTTTCGGTCCTGCCGGAGCCCGAGGTGGCGCCATACCTGCAACGAATTGTCTGA
- a CDS encoding extracellular solute-binding protein: MLRTHEPLSRPAVLTKPRILRVLGTASTVLEPILRQAKADLGFTVEGKVLDGNIAHQVGVVAPESFDVYDQWFHNLEFVWTAHSIRPIELSRIKRWSDVGELALTGKADAALPPVPGGGPNTLLYVQDDGRLSETPADRISMLPLSHCADSFGYRRELLPEGADMGAESWSWLLDPAWKRATLQSNASIGAIDAILAVQAAGLVQFRDPGNLSIAEIDSLMGILISLRRRGHFPHFWETQAQSAELFARGRARIGSIWSSALVLPTLRGVDIRTAVPREGYRGWFGGMSISRHAAGPALDMAYEYLNWWLDGWPGAVVARHGYYFSAPELVRRHLKAAEWDYWYGGLPAVDDLAGPLGDPVVGRGHIREGGAYQERVSRIAIWNAVMDEHNYLVRRWHDFLNFRH; the protein is encoded by the coding sequence ATGCTCCGCACCCACGAACCACTCTCCCGTCCCGCTGTCCTCACCAAGCCACGTATCCTGCGGGTGCTTGGGACCGCATCCACAGTGCTGGAGCCCATCCTGCGGCAGGCGAAGGCCGATCTGGGTTTCACCGTCGAGGGCAAGGTGCTTGATGGCAACATCGCCCATCAGGTCGGTGTCGTCGCGCCCGAGAGCTTCGACGTCTACGATCAGTGGTTCCACAATCTCGAATTTGTCTGGACAGCTCATTCCATCCGCCCGATCGAGCTCAGCCGGATCAAGAGGTGGAGTGATGTCGGCGAGCTTGCTCTCACCGGCAAGGCGGACGCAGCCCTGCCGCCGGTCCCGGGCGGCGGACCGAACACGCTGCTTTACGTGCAGGACGACGGGCGCCTTTCTGAAACGCCAGCCGACCGGATCAGCATGCTGCCGCTGAGCCATTGCGCCGACAGCTTCGGCTATCGTCGCGAACTGCTGCCGGAGGGCGCTGATATGGGCGCGGAGAGCTGGTCATGGCTGCTCGACCCGGCCTGGAAGCGCGCGACACTGCAGAGCAATGCCTCCATCGGCGCCATCGATGCCATACTTGCCGTCCAGGCCGCCGGCCTGGTCCAGTTCCGTGACCCCGGCAATCTCTCTATAGCGGAAATCGACAGCCTGATGGGCATTCTCATATCGTTGCGCCGGCGCGGTCATTTTCCCCATTTCTGGGAGACCCAGGCACAATCAGCTGAGCTGTTCGCAAGAGGCCGCGCCCGCATCGGCAGCATCTGGTCCTCGGCGCTGGTGTTGCCGACACTGCGCGGCGTCGACATCAGGACGGCTGTGCCCAGGGAGGGATATCGCGGCTGGTTTGGCGGCATGTCGATATCGCGGCATGCCGCCGGGCCAGCGCTCGACATGGCGTATGAATACCTGAACTGGTGGCTTGACGGCTGGCCAGGCGCGGTCGTCGCCCGTCATGGCTATTACTTCTCGGCACCTGAATTGGTTCGCAGGCACCTGAAGGCAGCAGAATGGGACTACTGGTATGGCGGCCTGCCTGCCGTGGACGATCTGGCAGGTCCTCTCGGAGACCCCGTCGTTGGCCGGGGGCACATCAGGGAGGGTGGCGCCTACCAGGAGCGCGTATCAAGGATAGCGATCTGGAATGCGGTGATGGACGAGCACAATTACCTGGTCAGGCGCTGGCATGATTTCCTCAACTTTCGCCACTGA
- a CDS encoding lipoprotein-releasing ABC transporter permease subunit: MVAWRYLRSKRKETAISVISFIGIMLGVATLIIVMAVMNGFRAELLDRILGINGHLIVQPIESGFDDYEEIAARFNGIAGVKYAIPLIEGQVLARGKVGSGSGALGRGIRGEDLLRLDVVEKNIRHGTIQNFDDSEGVAIGRRMAENLGLVLGDTLTLISPDGDVTPMGTTPRMKGYPIVAVFEVGMSEYDSSIVYMPLAEAQLYFNQEDRAQTIEVYVDNPDKVEMLRQPIETAAERQIYMTDWRERNQTFFSALQVQRNVMFMILTLIVLVAALNILSGLFMLVKDKGTDIAILRTMGATSGAVMRIFFMTGAAIGGVGTIAGVVLGVIVCMNVELIRQFFSWLSGTTLFNPELYFLNQLPARMDIAETVSVVLMALVLSFLATLFPAWRAARLDPVDALRYE, translated from the coding sequence ATGGTCGCGTGGCGCTATCTGCGCTCCAAGCGCAAGGAAACCGCGATCTCGGTCATCTCGTTCATCGGCATCATGCTGGGTGTGGCTACACTGATCATCGTCATGGCGGTAATGAACGGCTTTCGCGCCGAACTCCTCGACCGCATCCTCGGCATCAACGGCCATCTGATCGTGCAGCCGATCGAGAGCGGTTTCGACGACTATGAGGAGATCGCCGCGCGCTTCAACGGCATTGCCGGCGTGAAGTACGCGATCCCGCTGATCGAAGGACAGGTGCTCGCGCGGGGCAAGGTGGGGAGCGGTTCCGGCGCGCTGGGGCGCGGTATACGCGGCGAGGATCTGTTGCGGCTGGATGTCGTCGAGAAGAACATACGTCATGGCACCATCCAGAATTTCGATGATAGTGAGGGCGTGGCCATCGGGCGGCGCATGGCCGAGAATCTCGGGCTTGTTCTCGGAGACACCCTCACCTTGATCTCTCCCGACGGGGACGTTACGCCGATGGGCACGACGCCGCGCATGAAGGGCTATCCGATCGTCGCGGTCTTCGAGGTCGGAATGTCGGAATACGATTCCTCGATCGTTTACATGCCGCTCGCCGAGGCGCAGCTCTATTTCAATCAAGAGGACCGGGCACAGACCATCGAGGTCTATGTCGACAATCCGGACAAGGTGGAAATGCTGCGACAGCCGATCGAGACGGCTGCGGAACGTCAAATCTACATGACCGACTGGCGCGAGCGCAACCAGACCTTCTTCTCCGCGCTTCAGGTCCAGCGCAACGTCATGTTCATGATCCTGACGCTGATCGTGCTGGTCGCCGCGCTCAACATCCTTTCGGGACTGTTCATGCTGGTCAAGGACAAGGGCACAGACATCGCGATCCTGCGCACGATGGGCGCGACGAGCGGCGCGGTCATGCGCATCTTCTTCATGACCGGGGCAGCGATCGGCGGCGTCGGCACGATCGCGGGCGTCGTGCTCGGCGTCATCGTGTGCATGAATGTCGAACTGATCCGCCAGTTCTTCTCGTGGCTGTCGGGGACGACGCTGTTCAATCCCGAGCTTTATTTCCTGAACCAGTTGCCTGCGCGCATGGACATCGCGGAAACCGTATCGGTCGTCCTGATGGCGCTGGTCCTCTCTTTCCTCGCGACGCTCTTTCCGGCCTGGCGCGCAGCCAGGCTCGATCCCGTCGATGCACTGAGGTACGAATGA